TGTAAGTGTCCGCTGGCGTCGCGATCATCTTCGATCACATAACGATCGACGTCGATTGTTGCGGGCAGATCGGCAATCATTTTGAATGCGGCCATTACCTGCAGGCAACCTTGGACATAAGCGGCGACGCCATCGGGATTGCAGCCTCCGCCGCCGCCCCATTCGGCATAGATCGCTGGAACGTTGGCGTCGCGCGCCGCCGAAAGTGAACGACCTTCCAATCGGGCGGAAGTTCCCCAGATGATCGGCAACCCGAAGGCGGCGGCCATCTGACGCTGCGTCTCCAACGTGGCGGCGTCGGAGACCAGCATGTAGCCGACCAGTGGAGAGATTTCCATCGCCAGCCCCCCGGTATGCAGATCGATCAGGAAGTCGGCTTCTTCGATCAACTCGTTGGCCGCAAACGCGATTTGTTCGGTTGGTTTACCATGACGGAAACCGGGAAACGTCCGCGCGAGATCCAGTCGATCCGAGCCGGTGCGACTGCGGCTGACAAACGCTGGATGATTAGCGATCGGTACAAGCGTGACGGTCCCGCGGAGTTGGCGAGAATCGATCGTCTCGGCCAGGCGACGAACCGCGGCGATCGGCTCGTATTCATCCCCATGAACGCCAGCCAGAATCAACAGATGCGGGCCATGAATGGCGCCGGCAATTTCAATGCGTTGCAGATTCATCCAATTGAAGAATCAATAGAGGGAGAGGGGGAATGATTGGCCGAATCGTGGTCGACCGCTTGATTGGATTTGGAAGAAACCATCGTATGAATCGTCAGCCCTTGAAGGTCGCCTTGGGGTTGGGGAAGGATCCAACTGACGACATAGCCGACCAGTGCGCAGGTCAGCGTGCCAGCCGCGCCTGACAGATAGACATGCAGCGTCGAGTCGAATTGAACCATCGCCGTCGCCGCAGCGCCGGCCGCTAGTCCGACCAGGGCGCCGATCCAGTTGGCGCGCGTGGTGAAGACCGCCAGCAAAAAGATGCCGGAGAGGCCGCCGCCGAGCATGCCGAGCATTAAATTAAAATAGTCGAACAACGACGTGATATTCAGGACGGCCATGACCAGCGCCATCGAAGTGCCGAGGATTCCGATCAAGAGCGTCAACAAACGAGCGACGCGAATCTCTGCGCTCGGTTTGGCAGGCCCAGCCAAACGAAGCCAGAAATCGTTGACGATCGCTGATGCGATCGAGTTCATGCTGGAGTCAAGCGAACTCATCGCGGCGGCGAAGATTGCAGCGATCACCAGACCGGCGACGCCGGCAGGAAGTTGCTGCATGACAAACCAGGGAACGACCTGGTCGGCTTTGCCGGGGGATGCGATTTCCGGATGTAGTTGATAGAAGCCCCACAGCGAAGTACCGAGCAGCAGAAACAAAAAGCCGGTCGGAATTGTCATCAGTCCGTTGAGCCATATGCTACGTGCGGCCGATTTCTCGTCAGGCGTAGTCAAGTATCGCTGCACGACCGTTTGATCGGTCGTGTAGGCGATCAGATTGATAAAGAAAAAGCCGACCAGCAAGACCCAGGTTGAAGGTTCGCTGGGAGTCGCTGACCAGGTGAAGATCGTCAGTTTGTCGGCTGAACTGGCCAACTCATACAACTGCATCGGACCGCCGATCTCGAAGATCGACACGGCCAAGCAAAGGAGCGCACCGCCGATCAAAACGATGACTTGAACGACATCGGTCCAGATCACCGCTTCCATTCCGCCGAGTACCGTATAGATGGTCGCCAGCGTTCCCATCAGGATCACCGCGACCAGCACATTACTTCCGGTCGCGGCTGCGATCGCAACAGCAGGCAGCAAGAGAACGATCCCCATTCGGCCTACTTGGAAGGCAATAAAGATCAAGCTGGCGATCAGTCGCACCGATAGATGAAACCGACGTTCAAGATATTGATAGGCGGTCTGCACTTGAAGCCGACGAAACAGCGGCAGATAGAAGTAAACGATCAGCGGCGCCATCAGTAGCGTAGTCCAGCCGCCGACGATCTTTGTCCAGTTGCCATCAGGAGCGAGCGCCAGCGCTGGAACCGCCATGAACGTGATCGCGGAGAGTTGCGTGCCGTAGATCGAAAGGCCCGCCGCCCACCAGGGAATGCGTCCGCCGGCCAGAAAAAAGTCTTCACCACTCGATTCGCTGCGAGAAAAATAGCCGCCGATCCCGACCATCGCGGCCAGGTAAGCGATCAACACCGCCCAGTTCACCCAGCCGAAGCTAGGAGCGGCGATCGACGATGCGACTGTAGGCTCTTGAGCGCAAGCGACGCCGGTCGCTCCGGCGAGAACGAGCGGCGTAAGACCGACAACGACGTAGGTGGATAATCTCAAAATGGACCTGCTGTTTAGCTCGGTTGCGCGACGGCGAGTTTTAGTTCGTTATCAATCAAGCGACGAATTGTCGCGTCGTTCAGCAACTGGTCTTGTTCTTCGCTCGAAAGCTGATCGTACGGCGCCGGCGCCATCAAGCCCGGCACGCCCAGCGCGTTTAAGATGCTGCTCACCGCACCAAACAGCTTGCTCGCGCGACCGATCTCCAAAAAACGGCAAAGGTCGGCTTGCAACTGCGCCGCTTCTTCCCATTGGCCTTGATCGGCGGCGTCGGCCAGGGCGCGGCTTTGATTCGGAAAGATCGCAAACAATCCATCCAAATTGTCGGGAACTCCCAAACGAATCAGGTCGGCGACCCGTTCCGGTTGTGCAGGGACAACACGCGTTCGCTCTCCGAAACGCTCCCACAATTCGGTTGTCCATTGCCAGTCCCGCGTGCACTTCAGGCCATGAACATTAGGATGAGCGACGACTTGCTCAATCAGCTCCATCGAGAGGGCCGTGCCGGTTAGTCCCGGCAAATCGTACAGAAACAGCGGCTTGTTGGCCGCGTCCGCCAGCTGAAGGTAATAACGGAGCAACTCTTGTTCGGTGAACTTCATCAGATAGGGAGTCAAGATTACGAGCCCGTCGACCGGCTGACGCTCGGCGATTCGGATTCGCGCCAACGTGCGGTGATAGCTGGCGTCTCCCACGCCGACCCACATTTCGGTTCGAGCGCTGGCGATGCTAACGCTTTCCTCGATCAGTTTTTCGTAGGTCGCGTCGGTCTGCAATTGCATTAAGCCCATTGTGCCGGCGACCAACAGTCCGTCGATGCCGGCGGCGATTTGCGCTTCGATATGCGCAGTTAGCCCTTCGGCATGCAGATCCCCGTTGGAATGGATGGGTGTGCAGATGGCCGAAATGAGACGCGTATGCATGGTGATGGTTGCTTTGGCAGTTCAGTTTTGCGGGAGTAATTTCAGGAAGGCGTATCAGGCAAGCTCTAATTGGGCGAAACGGCCAAGCGGAGTAACGCATACTCGCGTTGGGTGTAACTGTTGTGTGCCCGGGGATAAGTAAGGATAAACTCGCCGGTTTCGCGGTCTTCCATCAGGTGAACATGCGATAGATCGAGTCGCCCTTGGCGTTCATCTGCTTTGGACTTTTGATCGACGAGGACCACGCTTTCGCGAATCAATTGCAAGGATTGCGGATTGACCTCGCCGATCGCCAGCGGAAAGCGGGGGAGGTTGCCATCGGGGTTCTCCGGCGTGATGTTACCGACCCAGAAAATGCGGCCGCTGCTATGACGCATTAGCACCGACATGCTGCTGGGTGAAAAGAAGCCTGTACCGTCCGTATATTTCCAGCGCTGCGGCTGGCTCCACGTTTCTCCTTCGTCCTCAGAAATCGCGAACCATTTGGTCGCCGCGACTTTGGGATCGTGCATGTTACTGCCGCGCATCACCATCAAGATTCGCCCGTCGGGCGCTTCGGCGATGGTCGGTTCGATCAGGCCGCGAACGGTCTGGGAGATATCTCCCGCCACACGCGGCGCCATCCGCCAGGCAAGCCGATCGTCGACGGTCCAGTCGCCGATCAGGATGGCCGCTTCGGTATAGGTATGCGCCTTGGGAGGTTTGTAAAGTTCGCCGCCCTTGTCTAGAGCGGTCATCTGAGCCGGAACCAATACGCGACCCGAACGGGTAACGATCGGCGCACAACCGTTGTCACCCAGATAGATCGCATTCTTGCCGATCCAGAGGTCGGGGAAGGGATGTTGCGCGTCAAAGTCGCCGACGCCGACGATCGGATTGTCACATAGCCAGCTTTTTTCGCCGTCGGTCGAGAGACGGTAACGCAGGTAGTAGGTCTTTTGGGCGATTGGAGGCTCGTTGATCGTTGGATCGAGCTCTGGCGTATCGAGTGAGTTGACGATCGAAATAACGCAATTGCGTTTCACATCGAGCGTCGCCGTCGTTGGATTGCGGCGAAAGCCAGGCGTCAATCCGCGGGTCAAAGCATGATGCGAGCGAATCGGCGACCAGGTTGCTCCGTTGTCATCCGATTGCCAACTTGAACTGACCAAGCGGTTTGTCGTCGCGTCAGCATAGATCGCCCGATAAAAGGGAGACGCCGTCGCGGTGACTTCACGGCTAACGATCGAAACGCAGGGTGCTTGCGTATCCGCGGCCGTCACGCGTTCAGTCCCCACGAAGAGGATGCTGAAAGCGGCGACGGCATAGATCTGTTTTTTAAAGGTATTCATTTTGGCGAGTCGAAGTTGGCTAGTTGAGTTCAAAATCCAGTTTCTGCGGCGAATCGCCCATGCTGACGGTGAGCGGATCGAGTTTCGAGTTCGCGTTGTATTGGGCCGGCAGAATTTGGCGACGTTGTTCGACAACTTGGCCGGGCTCGCTCAACGGCATATCCTCGCCTTCAAAACCTTCGATTTCGATTTTGTAGGCGCCTGGCGACAATGCGAATTGCCCCTCTAGTTCATAGCTGCCGTCAATAATTTGAGCGACGCGTACCGGCGCGTTGACGCCGGGGGAGGGAACAAAGCGAACGAAGCCGTCGCCGATGGGTTGCCCCTGGTACGAGACCGATCCGCGAACCGGAATCTGATTGGGATCGCCGGATCCGCAGCCGACGGCAATCAATAGCACGGCGGCGGTAAGGAGAAGAGTTTTCATGGGAGTACAGGCTCCAGCAAGGGAGTTCAATGACAATGGAGTGAATAGAGAGAAGCGAAGTCGCCGGTTAGTACTCCGCGACCACTTCGTTTCCTTTGATCGTCGTCAAATCGAGCAGCGTGGAGAGTTGAATGGTTTCGGGGATATAGCGAACCGAGCCATCGGCAAACGTCGCCAAGCAGCCGCCGGGATGATAGCTCGACGGGCCATTGAACGCATCCGAACCAGAGAACGCCCAGCCGCTGAGATTGGGGAAGTTCGCATTGATGCCGCCAGACGTTCCCATTCCACCGCTATAAAGGCCCCAGGCCCACACGCGATGGCTGCCTGGCTTGTTGCCGACGCTCTCGGCGATCGCCAATGTGTTGGAGGTCCCGTCAATGATATCGCGAAAACCATTTTTCGAATTCAAGAAGAAGAGGCCGTCTTTGCCGTAGCCGATAGCGCTTACTTGATCCCGAGCTACCGTTCCGTCGCGTCCGCTATGCGCTACTGGAACATAGTGCGTCGCCCAAGCGTCGTCGTCACCTGCGATACTACCGGTGTAGCTGCAGCCTTCGTCTTGTGGATTGCTGGGACAAAGATAGGCTTCCACGCGAGGCTGATATTTTCCCCAATTGACCGTATCGCCGGCGCCGGCATTAAAGTCGATCGTGTTGTAGAGCGCCGTTCGTTCGATAAACGGCAAGATTGCGGTCAGACCAGTCTGAGTGCGATAGGTTTGCGGATTGGAGCTTACGGTCGATCCTTCAGGAGCGGCGCTGCGTCCGTAAGGAAACACGAGATGCGTGTCGTGATAGTTGTGCAGCGCCAGGCCAAGCTGCTTCAGATTGTTCGAACAGGACATGCGCCGCGCCGCTTCGCGAGCTTGCTGCACTGCAGGCAATAATAATGCGATTAAGACGCCGATGATAGCGATGACGACCAACAACTCGACCAGCGTAAAGCCGTCCGAACGACGTTGATAAGGGGATCTGACATCCAGCATGAGATCTATCTCCCGAGCGTGAAACATTGGAAAAGAAATAATTGGAAAAGGGGCAGATTGCATGTAAGGGGCGGATTTCGTCGGGCGCTATTTGGGACCGCTCGACGCCGGATTTGCCATGTGGTGTTCCAGCAATTGAATCGCTGGGTCGGTTTTGCCGTCCATGATGAGACTGCAAAGTTCGCGATGCTCTCCCAGCGTCTGCTGACGCTTACTGCGGACCACATCGATCGTGTCGACCGGCGAAAGGTTGAAGATCAACTGCGCTGAATGCGAATACATCTGAATCAGTCGCGAATTTCCTGAGAGCGCGACCAGCGCCTGGTGGAACATGAAGTCGGCCTCGCAAAAGCCAAGTTCGATGTCGACTTCGTGCAATCGCTGCATCGTTTCGCACAGGTCGGTCAGCGGCTGAAACGCTCCTTTTTTGAGCTGTCGCGCGGTGACCAGTTTGATCGCCCCCGACTCGAGAACGCAGCGTGCTTGCATGATCTCTTCCAGCTCGAAATCGCCGAGAATCGGAGCGAAAAAGCCTCCTTTTTCTCCCTGTGTTAACAGGCCGTCATGTTCGAGCAGAACCAACGCTTCACGCAAACCGCCGCGGTGTACTTCCAGTCGCTCTGACCATTCCACTTCGGGCAACCGTGAGCCGGGGGAAATTTGCCCACAGATCAACATCCGCCGCAAAACGTCGTAGCATTTCTGCCGTGCTGAGACGCGACCGTTGTTGCCGTTGGTTGCTGTAGCCATAAGGTTTACCTGATCTGTGTGGCCGCAACGGGGTGCGGCGGTCTCTTGTTGTGCTGTCGACAAATCGGGGCGTTTAACGCCGTCGTCACTGTCACTTTTGGGTAGGGGCTTTGTCTTCGTAAAGCCACTTGACCGGAACGCTGACAACCTTGGTGCCGATCAAGAGCGGATGCTTCAATTGTTCGGTCAGCCAGTACGAAAGGAGTACGCGGTCGTCGACGCAGTGAATCGCCGTGTAGCAGAACCAGCCGTTGGGATCGGTCTCGATTGGTTTGGCGTGAGTCCAGGTAGCCCCTTCATCCGCAGAGATCGCGACATTGAGCGGCGTACGGCGTTTGACGTTGTCGTTCCAGACCAACAGCAAGTCGCCGGTCGAGGGGATGCGTTTGATCGAAGCGGGCGAAACGGGACTGTCGAAGTTCCAGGGCTGGGGAGCCGAGAACGTTTCGCCACCATCGCTGGAATAACAAATCGCTTGTCGCCCCAGGTTAGAGCGAATCCACATCAAGATGCGACCATCTTTGAGCTCGATGACGCCGGGTTCTTGCGTCACAAATCGACTGCCGTCGTCGCGGGCGCCGATGACCGTTTGTTTGCCGCGGCGCCAAGTTTTGCCGCTATCGTCCGAGAGAAAACAGACGATATCGGCGGCGCCTTGCCATTTTCCGTCACGCACATGCATCGCAGCCGGAGCGATCAGGCGGCCTGACTTGGTTTGAATCACGCGATCATTGTTGACGACGAAGTAATTCTCTTCGCCCGGCATGCAGTCGATCGGTTCGCTCCAGGTTTCCGCTTCATCACTGCTGGTCCGCATCCGCATCTTGCAATCTTTGATGGAGTTTTTCACTAGGTAGAACAACGCGATACGGCCATCGGCCAAGCGAAGCAGCGACGCTGACATGTCGTTTTCTTTCCCTTCGCGAGGGAAGATCGCCGCGTCATTTTTTGTCCAGGTTTGACCGCCATCGGCCGAAGTGCAGGCCGCCAGATATCCCTGGGCGTCGTCTCCACCGCTGACGCCGGAAAATCGTGAGTAGATGTAAAGGATATTTCCATCTTTCAGGGTGACAAATCCGCCTTCAGTGTTCCGCGGGTTGTTAGGGCCAGAGGGAAGCGTGAGAACGGTTTCGGGAGTTTCGGCCTGCGAAACAGAGCAGAGGAGGGCGAAAGCGAGGAGAAAAATCGGCAGGATACGCGAGGTCATCGGGATCTCCGTGGATATCAGGCGGACATTTTGGAAGGGACTGTAGCAGTTCTTCGCCTGTTCTTTATGTAGTCAGAATAACGCTAATTTTGTCGACATCAATAGTTGGGGCAAAAAAAAGCCACGCCTCCTTTTCGGGGGCGTGGCTCCGTTAGAACGCTGTATTTTCCGTCCAATAGGACTATTTTTGGGGCAAATTCTCCAGAAACAGCCGCACAAAGTTGCCCTGGAAGATCGCATCGAGATCGGTGTTGCTGTATCCGCGGTTGGACAAAATTGTCGACAGAGATTGTAGGTCGGCGATCGAGTTCAAGTCGTGCGGCGTTTGCTCGGTTCCAAACCCGCCGTCGAGGTCACTGCCGATGCCGACATGCCGAACATTGCCAGCAAGTTGGCAGATGTGATCGACATGATCGGCCGCCGCCGCCAGCGAAACGCAACTGGGCGAGCTTTCACCGCGGATCCAACCAGGCGTCAGCATCCAGGCGTCAAACGCCATCCCGATCACCGCGTCGCGTTCGATCAACGCGCGAATTTGATCATCCGAAAACTGACGATCGCCGGGGACCAGTTCGCGGCACATATTGTGACTTGCCAAGACTGGGCCAGGGAACAGTTCAAGCACTTCAAAAAACGCAGGCTCAGCGCAGTGCGTGAGGTCAACAATCATGCCGAGACGCGCGAACTCTTGGAGCAGTTCTCGACCGGCTGGCGTTACCGGACCTTGGATGCCGGTACCTGGCGCATAGGGACCTTGCGCGTAGTGGGAGAGTGAAACGCAGCGCAGTCCATGGTTCCACCAGAATTCGGCCTGCTGCGGCGAATGAATCGGATCAGCGCCTTCCATCGCCAGGATAACTCCGAGCGGCTCCGCCGGATCTTCTTTTCCGGCATGGAGATGTTGTTGCAAGTCGCTGGCTGTGCGAAGCAACTTGATCGCTCCCAGTTCGTCCAGCATTTGGTAATAGGCCAGTTGGCCCATGCCGACCGCGTGGGTGATCGCCTGATTTTGAAAGTCCAAATCAATTCGCGAAAAGCCGGCGGTCGGATTGACCTCCGGTTTTGAGCGTACCAGCACCGTACCCAGACAGACCTGGATGCCGGCCTTTTTCATTTCGGGAAGCGTTACGGTTCCGCGTCCGCGCGCTACGTGGTCAGTCATGTGCGCTTCGTGGCCGCGCATGTCATCCAATGACTGCGTTAGGTCACGATTCCAGTGGAGCGCGTTCCAGGCAAGATCAAGATGAGCGTCGAAGATCGGTCTCACGCGAGGTCCTTCACGATAGTGTGTGGCAAGGCGGATAGTTGGCGAGTTACATGGACATTTTCAACCAATTTGGCGCGCCATGCATCGGCCTCTTCCGCGGTGTACGAATAAAATCCACGTCCATTGGCGGCGCCGCGAGCGCCTTCGTCAATCATCGCTTGAAAGCAAGCTGGTGTTTCGGTCGCTTGACTCAGCTCCGGAAAAAGCCGCCTCATCGCTTGGGCGTAGGCGGGCAAGCCGCTGAGATCCATCCAGCGAAATGGGCCAGCGACGTTGGCCCACACCGAGATCGCGTTGACAAATGCACGATCGATCGTGTCGACGTCGGCGACTTCATTTTCCAGCAACCAGAACGCTTCGCGATACATTGCGTAGGCGAGCCGATTGACGATGAAGCCGGGAACATCACGCTGGACGATGGTCGGATCTTTCCCCAATTGTCGGCCGAGGCTTGCTGCGGACTCGGAAGTCGCGTCATCGGTATGTTCGCCCCGAATGATCTCCAGAAAGCGAGTCAAATGGGAAGGCTCGGCCCAGTGCATGCCGACGACACGCTGTGGAAACTGACAATGCGCCTGCAATAGAGATATCGGCAGCGCCGACGTATTGCTGGCGATCGGCGTGCTTTTGGGAAGCAAGCGTTCGAGCGCCGCTATGGTTTCTTGTTTGATGACGGGATCTTCGGGAATGCTTTCGATTACAAAATCGCAGCTGCCCAGGCGAGACAGCTCCGCGGTCGGTTGAAAATGAGACGGCCAGCCTTCCGGAATCGCTTCGGCGTCAGAAGGATGACGTGCAAGTTCTTCCAGCGCCGCTGCAACATGGGCTTTAGCGGCGGCGAAACTAGCGGGATCGATGTCAAACGCGACCACCTGAAAGTTGTTGGCCAAAAGCGAGGCGCAGATGCCGCGCCCCATGAGGCCAAGGCCGACGACGCCGACCGTGCGAATGTTCATGAGCATGATTCTCTAGGAAAGATTCAACAGCGGCAGACTCTCTCGGTAGATCATCTGTTCAATTTTCTGCTCATCCAGTCGCGGCAGTCCGGTTCCTTGGACGAGCGAGTTCAAATTGCGTATGCCGGCAATCGAATCGTTGACCGTGGTGAAGGGGTAGTCAGTGCCGAACAGCACTTTGTCCCAAACGCCATATTCTTGCACCAGCATCAGCGATTGATAAAGCTGAAAGGGGCGATAGTGGAGTGCTGAAACGTCCGCGTAAACGTGCTGGTGCTTGCGAATCACCGCGACGCATTCCCCTTCGTACGGATGTCCGAGATGCGCCAGGATCATCCGCTGCTCGGGATAGCGGGCCGCGACGCGATCCAGATAACGTGGCAAAGTGCAATCCAGCGGCGCTTGGGCGATGAAAGTGGTGCCGGTATGCAGCAGCACCGACAGGCCATGCTGCGACGTGTAACGCCAGAGCGGATCAAGCGACTCGCTATCGGGACGGAAACCAGCGTACATCGACAGGAGCTTCACTCCCCGCAGGCCAAGCGTCTGATGGCCATGTTGCAGTTCGTCGTACCAGTTGGGCTGCGTGGGATCGACTGAGAGAAATCCGATCAGTTGGTCGGGGTGCTGATCGACATAGTCTGCGACCGATTGATCGTCGACCCACATGCCGCTCAGTTTCGCTTTGCCGCCAAAGACGATTGTGCGAACGTCGTCTGGCGCCGTCGCGCGATATTCTTCGAACCGAACGGTCAGATCTACTTCGACGCCGCTTCGCGCTCGGGAGGCCTGGCGGCGAAAATCATCGGTGAAATGCTGAGGATAGGACCAGACGTGACTATGGACGTCGATGATCATGATTTCTCCAGTACGTCGCTAAGCAAGTCGAACAAGCGATCGATTTCGGTGATCGTTTCTGCGTCCAAGCGATAAGCGGTTGGTCCGCGAACGATCGTGTTTTGGAAAATCCCTTGGCGAACGAGGAGATGCTTTTCAATCGCCAAGAATGCGTCCAGGCTATGCTGCGCGGCGACAATGGCCGAGATCGGCAGCGATAGCTCGTAGATGCGACGTTCGTCGGAAGCTTCGAGCGCACGATAGAGCGCGACGATTCCGCGAATTAGATCGGCGCCAGGCATCGTGCCAACGATTCCCCGGCGATAGCTGTCAACCAAGGCGATGCCCCCGGTTCCTTCAAAGATCGCCGCTTTGCCACCGGTAGCGTCGCGCAAGGCCGAGAGTCGCGGACCTATCGGCGTCGCTTCCGGCTTGAAGAAGATCCGTTCTGCTCCAAAGCGATGCAGCAAGTCGGCCTGTAGTGCGATCGACATCGGCTTGCCGACATAACCGCTGGCGTCTTGTACGATGACCGGTAGCGAGATCGCACGGACGATTCCTTCGTAGTAAGCGAGCAGTTCGCCTTCTAGCGCGCCGATCGAAACAGGCGGAATCGCCATCACCGCTGTGGCGCCGACGCTTTCGGCGTGCTTGGCGTTCTCGATCGCAATCTTCGTCGATTCACCGCCGACGCTAATGACGACCGAGCCGCGATCGGCGACCATTTCACAAGTGCAGGCCGCGAGTAGACGATTTTCGGCAGTCGTCAAACGCAGGACTTCAGAGACCATCGCCATCACGACCCCATCGGCGCCGCACTTTAGCAGCCACTCGATCTCGTGCTGTAGCGTTGAGTAGTCAATTTCGCCTGACTCCAGGTAAGGCGTTTGAAAGACCGGCAAGACGCCTTGTAGCGGGCCTGCGTATCGATTCATGAAAGCATTCCTCGAGTATCAATGTCGGTCATCGCGATCGTCTTTTCCGGCGTTTGCAGAAAGACTTGATTTTGCAAATTGACGCAGGGGCAAATGTGATTGGGAATGACGGTGAGGCGCTCGCCGATCTTCGGCAGCGTTTCGCAGTCTGCGAAGTCGATCTCGCCATGCTCTTCGCTAAGGCGAACGATTTTGGCGCGAGGGTATTCCAGAACGTGCCCATGTCCCGAGTCAGGCTGCGTCACATTGCGATCACTGGTCAGCGTTTTCGTGCCGGCATCGATCACGCATTTGCCAGGAACGGCGGTACTGACCACCGTGCAAACGATCGCGACGGCGCACTCTGCCAGTTCGCAATAGCCGGCGCATACGGTGTTCATGTCGTTGAAGATATTGGTGCCGGGGCGAATTTCGGTTTGCGAGGGAAGCAGATGTGATTGATAAGTGGTCGGCGTTGATCCTCCAGAGACGATGCCGGCCGCCAGTCCGTGGCTTTTCCACAGAGCGATGACCTCAGTAAGGATCGCATCGATTTCTCGCAATGATTCGGACTGTTCATCCGCCGGTCGCCAAATGTGACCGGGATAGAAGAAGATACCGTCGAGCCGCAGCGCCTTTCCGGCCTGGACGACTAGTTGGGCAAGTTGCAACGCTTCGGCAGGCGTCGAGACGCCGGTGCGATTCATGCCAACATTGACATCGATCAAAATTCCGATTGTCGATTCCGCCTTTTGAGCCGCTGCGGCCAATGCCGAGACGCCATACGGTGAATCAACCGCGACGCGGACGGTATGCGTTTGAGCGAGTTGGGCGACGCGACGGCGGCGATCGGGATCAATCGCAGGGTAAGCGATCAAAATATCGCTCGACTCTTGCGCCATCACCTCGGCTTCACCCACTTTGGCGACGGTTAGGCCTCTGCTCCCTTGTTTCAATTGCATGCGTGCGAAGAGT
The nucleotide sequence above comes from Blastopirellula sp. J2-11. Encoded proteins:
- a CDS encoding D-TA family PLP-dependent enzyme, which translates into the protein MVNPFETAKAELISTPAMVIDLPTVERNLQKLHDYAAQHGLQVRPHTKTHKSRLFARMQLKQGSRGLTVAKVGEAEVMAQESSDILIAYPAIDPDRRRRVAQLAQTHTVRVAVDSPYGVSALAAAAQKAESTIGILIDVNVGMNRTGVSTPAEALQLAQLVVQAGKALRLDGIFFYPGHIWRPADEQSESLREIDAILTEVIALWKSHGLAAGIVSGGSTPTTYQSHLLPSQTEIRPGTNIFNDMNTVCAGYCELAECAVAIVCTVVSTAVPGKCVIDAGTKTLTSDRNVTQPDSGHGHVLEYPRAKIVRLSEEHGEIDFADCETLPKIGERLTVIPNHICPCVNLQNQVFLQTPEKTIAMTDIDTRGMLS
- a CDS encoding dihydrodipicolinate synthase family protein, which translates into the protein MNRYAGPLQGVLPVFQTPYLESGEIDYSTLQHEIEWLLKCGADGVVMAMVSEVLRLTTAENRLLAACTCEMVADRGSVVISVGGESTKIAIENAKHAESVGATAVMAIPPVSIGALEGELLAYYEGIVRAISLPVIVQDASGYVGKPMSIALQADLLHRFGAERIFFKPEATPIGPRLSALRDATGGKAAIFEGTGGIALVDSYRRGIVGTMPGADLIRGIVALYRALEASDERRIYELSLPISAIVAAQHSLDAFLAIEKHLLVRQGIFQNTIVRGPTAYRLDAETITEIDRLFDLLSDVLEKS
- a CDS encoding dipeptidase, producing the protein MRPIFDAHLDLAWNALHWNRDLTQSLDDMRGHEAHMTDHVARGRGTVTLPEMKKAGIQVCLGTVLVRSKPEVNPTAGFSRIDLDFQNQAITHAVGMGQLAYYQMLDELGAIKLLRTASDLQQHLHAGKEDPAEPLGVILAMEGADPIHSPQQAEFWWNHGLRCVSLSHYAQGPYAPGTGIQGPVTPAGRELLQEFARLGMIVDLTHCAEPAFFEVLELFPGPVLASHNMCRELVPGDRQFSDDQIRALIERDAVIGMAFDAWMLTPGWIRGESSPSCVSLAAAADHVDHICQLAGNVRHVGIGSDLDGGFGTEQTPHDLNSIADLQSLSTILSNRGYSNTDLDAIFQGNFVRLFLENLPQK
- a CDS encoding amidohydrolase family protein → MIIDVHSHVWSYPQHFTDDFRRQASRARSGVEVDLTVRFEEYRATAPDDVRTIVFGGKAKLSGMWVDDQSVADYVDQHPDQLIGFLSVDPTQPNWYDELQHGHQTLGLRGVKLLSMYAGFRPDSESLDPLWRYTSQHGLSVLLHTGTTFIAQAPLDCTLPRYLDRVAARYPEQRMILAHLGHPYEGECVAVIRKHQHVYADVSALHYRPFQLYQSLMLVQEYGVWDKVLFGTDYPFTTVNDSIAGIRNLNSLVQGTGLPRLDEQKIEQMIYRESLPLLNLS
- a CDS encoding 3-hydroxyacyl-CoA dehydrogenase family protein, translated to MNIRTVGVVGLGLMGRGICASLLANNFQVVAFDIDPASFAAAKAHVAAALEELARHPSDAEAIPEGWPSHFQPTAELSRLGSCDFVIESIPEDPVIKQETIAALERLLPKSTPIASNTSALPISLLQAHCQFPQRVVGMHWAEPSHLTRFLEIIRGEHTDDATSESAASLGRQLGKDPTIVQRDVPGFIVNRLAYAMYREAFWLLENEVADVDTIDRAFVNAISVWANVAGPFRWMDLSGLPAYAQAMRRLFPELSQATETPACFQAMIDEGARGAANGRGFYSYTAEEADAWRAKLVENVHVTRQLSALPHTIVKDLA